The Anabaena sp. WA102 genome contains a region encoding:
- a CDS encoding succinate dehydrogenase/fumarate reductase flavoprotein subunit, which yields MLEHDVIIVGGGLAGCRAAVEIARTDPSLKVAVVAKTHPIRSHSVAAQGGMAASLKNVDGTDSWEAHAFDTVKGSDYLADQDAVAILTQEAPDVVIDLEHLGVLFSRLPDGRIAQRAFGGHSHNRTCYAADKTGHAILHELVNNLRRYGVQIYEEWYVMRLILEDGQAKGVVMFHLLDGHIEVLRAKAVMFATGGYGRVYNTTSNDYASTGDGLAMTALAGLPLADMEFVQFHPTGLYPVGVLISEAVRGEGAYLINADGDRFMANYAPSRMELAPRDITSRAITYEIRAGRGVNTDGSAGGPFVYLDLRHLGKEKIMSRVPFCWEEAHRLLGVDAVTQPMPVRPTNHYCMGGIPVNTDGQVRSNNDSFVEGFFAAGETACVSVHGANRLGSNSLLECVVYGKRTGAAIANYVQNRQLPSIDETRYINEAKQQIQLLIDQPGQYRINQIRQAFQDNMTENCGVFRTDEVMRQGLEKIAQLQQKYSQIYLDDKGKSWNTELVEALELQSLMVVGQTILTSALNRQESRGAHFREDFAERDDNKFLQHTMAYYSPTGIDIQYRPVTITMFAPKERKY from the coding sequence ATGCTTGAACATGATGTAATTATTGTTGGTGGTGGTTTGGCTGGCTGTCGGGCTGCGGTGGAAATTGCCCGGACTGACCCTAGTTTAAAGGTAGCGGTAGTTGCCAAAACTCACCCAATTCGCTCTCATTCGGTGGCTGCTCAAGGTGGTATGGCGGCTTCTTTAAAAAATGTGGATGGTACGGATTCTTGGGAAGCTCACGCTTTTGATACTGTCAAGGGTTCCGATTATCTGGCGGATCAAGATGCGGTGGCAATTTTGACTCAGGAAGCACCGGATGTGGTGATTGATTTGGAACATCTGGGGGTATTGTTTTCTCGTTTACCTGATGGTCGGATTGCTCAACGGGCTTTTGGTGGACATTCTCACAACCGCACTTGTTATGCGGCTGATAAAACTGGTCATGCAATTTTACATGAGTTAGTTAATAATTTGCGCCGTTATGGGGTGCAGATTTACGAAGAATGGTATGTAATGCGCCTGATTTTGGAGGATGGCCAGGCGAAGGGTGTGGTGATGTTTCACCTGTTGGATGGGCATATTGAGGTGTTACGGGCGAAGGCTGTGATGTTTGCTACGGGGGGCTATGGTCGGGTTTATAACACGACTTCTAATGATTATGCTTCTACTGGTGATGGTTTGGCGATGACAGCTTTGGCTGGTTTACCTTTGGCAGATATGGAGTTTGTCCAGTTTCATCCTACGGGTTTGTATCCTGTGGGGGTGCTGATTTCCGAGGCTGTGCGCGGTGAAGGGGCATATTTGATTAATGCCGATGGCGATCGCTTTATGGCTAATTACGCCCCCAGTCGCATGGAATTAGCCCCTCGTGATATTACCTCACGGGCAATTACCTATGAAATCCGGGCTGGTCGTGGAGTGAATACTGATGGTAGCGCGGGTGGTCCCTTTGTCTATCTGGATTTACGCCATCTGGGTAAGGAAAAAATCATGAGTCGTGTTCCCTTCTGTTGGGAAGAAGCACATCGTTTGCTTGGTGTAGATGCTGTAACTCAACCGATGCCGGTTCGTCCTACCAATCATTATTGTATGGGTGGTATTCCTGTCAACACTGACGGACAAGTTAGAAGTAATAATGATAGTTTTGTCGAAGGCTTTTTTGCGGCTGGGGAAACTGCTTGTGTGTCTGTTCACGGTGCAAATCGTCTCGGTAGTAACTCCTTATTAGAATGTGTAGTTTATGGTAAAAGGACTGGAGCAGCGATCGCTAATTATGTCCAAAATCGGCAATTACCATCCATAGATGAAACACGCTACATCAACGAAGCCAAACAACAAATACAACTCTTAATAGACCAACCAGGACAGTACAGAATTAATCAAATCCGTCAAGCTTTTCAAGATAATATGACTGAAAATTGTGGCGTTTTCCGCACCGACGAAGTAATGCGTCAGGGATTAGAAAAAATCGCCCAACTACAACAAAAATATTCACAAATATATTTAGATGACAAAGGAAAAAGCTGGAATACAGAATTAGTTGAAGCCTTAGAATTGCAAAGTTTAATGGTAGTTGGACAAACCATTTTAACTTCCGCCCTCAACCGCCAAGAAAGTCGCGGCGCACACTTTAGAGAAGACTTTGCCGAAAGGGACGATAATAAGTTTTTACAACACACAATGGCTTATTATTCACCCACAGGAATTGACATTCAATATCGTCCCGTGACAATCACAATGTTTGCACCAAAAGAGCGAAAATATTAA
- a CDS encoding S1C family serine protease → MNRKPYLIAVTGLAILSVQALASPNGLAFPQPNHHSNSVIAQNSEEQTRIRVNQKASPAVVYINTGKSSGSGFIVSSDGLIITNAHVLQDAPATVTVVLEDGKRLPANVIGFAKNGIDLAAIKIRNQKNLPTLSLAKSAQVGQSVYAIGSPFGYGNLNNFTVGVLSNIDEQDGIIKHDARINPGNSGGPLLNSQAQVIGVNTAIQLDRNGSNSGISIAILVNKIQPFLTAIRQGNISRLRR, encoded by the coding sequence ATGAACAGAAAACCATATCTGATAGCAGTTACAGGGCTTGCTATTTTATCCGTACAGGCTCTAGCATCACCAAATGGCTTGGCATTTCCCCAACCAAATCACCATTCCAACTCTGTCATAGCCCAAAACTCGGAAGAACAAACGCGCATTCGAGTGAATCAAAAAGCCAGTCCAGCCGTAGTTTATATCAACACAGGTAAATCAAGCGGCAGTGGCTTTATTGTTAGTTCTGACGGGTTAATTATTACCAATGCTCACGTTTTGCAAGATGCACCCGCAACCGTTACTGTAGTTTTAGAAGACGGGAAACGACTTCCTGCTAACGTGATTGGCTTTGCTAAAAATGGAATAGATTTAGCAGCCATTAAAATTCGTAACCAGAAGAATTTACCCACATTATCTTTAGCAAAATCAGCCCAAGTGGGACAGTCTGTATATGCTATTGGTAGTCCCTTTGGCTATGGCAATCTAAATAATTTTACTGTCGGTGTTTTGAGCAATATTGACGAGCAAGATGGTATAATTAAACATGATGCTAGAATTAATCCCGGTAATTCTGGTGGTCCACTTCTCAATTCCCAAGCCCAAGTTATTGGCGTAAATACTGCTATTCAACTTGATAGAAATGGCAGCAATAGTGGTATTAGTATTGCCATCCTGGTAAATAAAATACAACCTTTCTTAACGGCAATTCGTCAGGGAAATATTTCCCGTTTACGGCGCTAA
- a CDS encoding COP23 domain-containing protein, whose translation MMKLTLLTTLFLTTTLASTPVFAQEDANNQIRFICSTSRYSENGKSVPTTFLWTPNFQKAMVTWTSVLGGVKPQQRCQKVSDNFQTAFNNGSLNYVTNGVQNGSKVICSVSSIDGGCDTVLFTLRPQDKSRDVLKQLNKLWFGSAKTVPIAQSSGGDKFKFYIDIRQFLNTPPANKMQ comes from the coding sequence ATGATGAAATTAACATTATTAACCACACTGTTCTTAACCACCACATTAGCATCTACTCCGGTTTTTGCTCAAGAAGACGCTAATAATCAAATTCGCTTTATCTGTTCTACAAGTCGTTACTCCGAAAATGGAAAGTCTGTTCCTACCACTTTTCTTTGGACACCAAATTTCCAAAAAGCAATGGTGACTTGGACATCTGTTTTAGGAGGAGTTAAACCACAACAACGTTGTCAAAAAGTTTCTGATAACTTCCAAACAGCTTTTAATAACGGCAGTCTTAATTACGTTACCAATGGTGTTCAAAATGGGAGCAAAGTAATTTGTTCTGTGAGTTCAATTGATGGTGGTTGTGATACTGTATTATTTACATTGCGACCTCAGGACAAGTCTAGGGATGTTCTCAAACAGTTAAACAAACTCTGGTTTGGCAGTGCTAAGACAGTACCTATTGCACAAAGTTCTGGAGGAGATAAATTTAAATTTTACATTGATATTCGCCAATTTCTAAATACACCACCAGCGAATAAAATGCAATAA
- a CDS encoding serine protease, with translation MKHLFFTLICTTALLTIPQQLLLISPQLVTAQEPTKKLLTSAQLQALAKSITVKILTKNGSASGTLIAKNGNSYTILTNDHVMNPGESYRIQTPDGKIYPANVIKEKPASLKNQDVALFQFQSTAEYTIATLGISAPIAVEQKIVAAGFVSDNAQLVFTEGQISLLPDKSFQRGYRIGYSNKVQPGMSGGPILNYQGEVIGINAVHAYPISDKIYTYIDNSKPSAAERQQMRQYSWGLPIYAVAKIVPEFVAKSPRKGDDSALIAKKGLIQNIDKIAQEITVLIPNANPTDIGSGVIIAQKGNIYYVLTADHVIWNRDEKKLKDKLEIVAPDNQRYALNVNNAKRMPGVDLAVVQFTSNQKYQVATLANYSLNTKDQKVFVSGFPGNKQQNKNKPHRILTAGVLSQPELIKLNTYVSFNNQSSRIPARIQTVLSDGYDLLYSNITKGGMSGGAVLDTQGRLIGIHGRVEGEISLDFDGEINLGSSSGVPIRTFLNLVQQVGIDSDLKVETTTPATLKKSEEDVISEYLLPLNQVPKNSDDEILWLNYANQLWRSQKYAEAIKAVDKAISKKPNFYQAWYFKGMIFSSEKKYPESIAAYDKALKINPNFAQAWKERSHSLLQSDKSSEALVSLDKAIALSPNQFDLYAWRGRVLFFLQRFPEAIDSANQSIKIYPHFSAYGIRAFAYLLLGERGSQYFNLKEQKQGIADFTEAIRIAPNEIISLMNVAIQFDPKNADNYLFRGFVYALLNKFQEATADFTQAIKIDPKNAAYYVVRGAAYGELENYKQAVDDYTQAIQLDPKNPTYYRDRGDNYYELKDYKQAINDYTQAIKIDPQYADTYRSRGNVYLQLKEYKQAIDDYSQAIKLDTKNANYYARRGLTYLQLKDYKQAIDDYTQAIKLDTKNANYYARRGFAYFQLKDYKQAINDYTQAIQLDPKNATYYGGRGLAYFQLKDYKQAINDYTQAIQLDPKNATYYGGRGLAYFQLKDYKQAINDYTQAIKLKPDFTEAYYVRGIAHYFLKDYKQAIDDWNQAIKLKPDYPEAYTNLGIVHYEMGEVETAINYWRNAIKINSNLAEAHLALGVALYAKGDKEAGLKSGETALKLDKRYGKIEFLKENNWGDKLIKDSQEFLNNPRIKGLI, from the coding sequence ATGAAACACCTATTTTTTACCCTCATTTGCACAACTGCTTTATTAACTATTCCTCAGCAATTGTTATTGATTTCTCCTCAACTAGTTACCGCACAAGAACCTACAAAAAAACTATTAACCTCAGCACAATTACAAGCTTTAGCCAAATCTATCACTGTGAAAATATTAACTAAAAATGGCAGTGCTTCAGGAACTTTAATTGCTAAAAATGGTAATAGTTACACTATTTTAACCAATGATCATGTGATGAATCCAGGTGAATCCTATCGCATTCAAACACCAGATGGAAAAATATATCCTGCTAATGTCATTAAAGAAAAACCAGCATCTTTAAAAAATCAAGATGTGGCTTTATTCCAGTTTCAATCAACAGCAGAATATACTATAGCTACTTTAGGAATTTCTGCACCTATAGCAGTAGAACAAAAAATTGTCGCGGCTGGATTTGTGAGTGATAATGCTCAATTAGTTTTCACCGAAGGACAAATTTCTCTATTACCAGATAAAAGTTTTCAAAGAGGTTATCGCATAGGTTACAGCAATAAAGTTCAACCAGGAATGAGTGGCGGACCCATATTAAATTATCAAGGTGAAGTTATTGGTATTAATGCCGTTCATGCTTATCCTATTTCTGATAAAATATATACTTATATTGACAATAGTAAACCCAGTGCAGCCGAACGTCAGCAAATGCGTCAATATAGTTGGGGTTTACCGATTTACGCCGTCGCTAAGATAGTCCCGGAATTTGTGGCTAAATCGCCTAGAAAGGGTGATGATTCTGCTTTGATAGCGAAAAAAGGTTTAATCCAAAATATTGATAAAATTGCCCAAGAAATTACGGTGTTAATTCCTAATGCTAACCCCACAGATATCGGTTCTGGGGTAATTATTGCCCAGAAAGGTAATATTTATTATGTGTTGACCGCAGATCATGTTATCTGGAATCGTGATGAAAAAAAATTAAAAGATAAGTTAGAAATAGTCGCACCGGATAATCAAAGATATGCTCTAAATGTCAACAATGCGAAAAGAATGCCTGGAGTTGATTTAGCCGTTGTTCAATTTACCAGTAATCAAAAATATCAAGTTGCAACTTTAGCAAATTATAGTTTAAATACTAAAGATCAAAAAGTGTTTGTTTCTGGTTTTCCTGGTAATAAACAACAAAACAAAAACAAACCTCACCGGATTTTAACAGCGGGAGTTTTGAGCCAACCAGAATTAATCAAGTTGAATACTTATGTAAGTTTCAATAATCAAAGTTCTCGGATACCTGCGCGAATACAAACTGTTTTAAGTGATGGTTATGATCTACTTTATAGTAATATTACTAAAGGCGGAATGAGTGGCGGTGCGGTTTTAGATACCCAAGGAAGATTAATTGGTATTCATGGCAGAGTGGAAGGTGAAATATCACTCGATTTTGATGGTGAAATCAATTTAGGTAGTAGTTCTGGTGTTCCCATTAGGACATTTTTAAATTTAGTTCAACAGGTAGGAATAGATTCAGATTTAAAAGTCGAAACTACTACACCAGCTACACTAAAAAAATCGGAAGAGGATGTAATTAGTGAATATTTATTACCATTGAATCAAGTTCCTAAAAATAGCGATGATGAAATATTATGGCTAAATTATGCTAATCAACTATGGCGTTCTCAGAAATATGCAGAAGCAATAAAAGCCGTTGATAAAGCGATTAGCAAAAAACCGAATTTTTATCAAGCTTGGTATTTCAAGGGGATGATATTTAGTAGTGAGAAAAAATACCCAGAATCAATTGCTGCTTATGATAAAGCTCTTAAAATTAATCCCAACTTTGCTCAAGCTTGGAAAGAGCGAAGTCACTCACTATTGCAATCAGATAAATCTTCAGAAGCATTGGTATCTCTAGACAAAGCCATTGCTCTGAGTCCTAATCAATTTGATCTTTACGCTTGGCGAGGTCGTGTGTTGTTTTTCTTACAGCGCTTTCCTGAAGCGATTGATAGTGCAAATCAATCTATTAAAATTTACCCTCATTTTTCTGCCTATGGGATACGAGCTTTTGCCTACCTTTTGCTAGGTGAGCGTGGTTCTCAATATTTTAACTTGAAAGAACAAAAACAAGGTATAGCTGACTTTACTGAAGCTATTCGCATTGCCCCCAATGAAATAATTAGTTTAATGAATGTAGCCATTCAATTTGACCCTAAAAATGCCGACAACTATTTGTTCAGGGGTTTTGTTTATGCTCTTTTAAACAAGTTTCAAGAAGCCACGGCTGATTTTACTCAAGCCATTAAAATTGACCCTAAAAATGCAGCATACTATGTTGTTAGGGGTGCTGCTTATGGTGAATTAGAAAACTACAAACAGGCGGTTGATGATTACACTCAAGCCATTCAACTTGATCCTAAAAATCCAACATACTATCGTGATAGAGGGGATAATTATTATGAATTAAAAGACTACAAACAGGCGATTAATGATTACACTCAAGCCATTAAAATTGATCCTCAATATGCTGATACATATCGGAGTCGGGGTAATGTTTATTTGCAGTTAAAAGAATACAAGCAGGCAATTGATGATTACAGTCAAGCTATTAAACTTGACACTAAAAATGCCAATTACTATGCCCGTCGGGGTCTTACTTACCTTCAATTAAAGGACTATAAACAGGCAATTGATGATTACACTCAAGCTATTAAACTTGACACTAAAAATGCCAATTACTATGCCCGTAGGGGTTTTGCCTATTTTCAATTAAAAGACTACAAACAAGCAATTAATGATTATACTCAGGCCATTCAACTTGATCCTAAAAATGCAACATACTATGGTGGTAGGGGTCTTGCTTACTTTCAATTGAAGGACTACAAACAAGCAATTAATGATTATACTCAGGCCATTCAACTTGATCCTAAAAATGCAACATACTATGGTGGTAGGGGTCTTGCTTACTTTCAATTGAAGGACTACAAACAAGCTATTAATGATTACACTCAAGCCATTAAATTAAAACCAGACTTTACCGAAGCCTACTATGTTCGGGGTATTGCTCACTATTTCTTAAAAGACTACAAACAAGCGATTGATGATTGGAATCAAGCCATTAAATTAAAACCAGACTATCCCGAAGCTTACACGAACTTAGGCATAGTTCACTATGAAATGGGAGAAGTAGAAACAGCAATTAATTATTGGCGAAATGCGATAAAAATCAATAGCAATTTGGCAGAAGCACATCTAGCTTTAGGTGTAGCTTTATATGCTAAAGGCGATAAAGAAGCGGGTTTGAAATCGGGAGAAACGGCATTAAAATTAGATAAACGTTATGGGAAGATAGAGTTTCTAAAAGAGAATAATTGGGGTGATAAGTTGATAAAAGATAGTCAGGAGTTTTTGAATAATCCTCGGATAAAAGGTTTGATTTAG
- a CDS encoding Ig-like domain-containing protein, translating to MSKSYKLIQPLDGIAIAVMLLLSMLIGLIIWKGDVVKPSVRNFTWENQQIGAEDLSFSLTFSRPMDFKSIEENLKIDPPLAGKISWTGRRMVYTLLTPAPYGTTYQVKLEQGKDKYSQAEGKNRVMQPFTGNFTTRNRAILYIGSAPEIQGQLVLYNLTQEQKKVLTPKDLIVMDFEPFPNGEKILFSARSAKNPDLLSAQLYTVTTGIPNQIGQETAAPGKVDLILDNKEYQNLKFDLSADGQIIVIQRGKRDNPGDFALWYLSTQNDNSGEKPTPKRLQGQPGGDFLITPDSKAVAVSQGEGTAIVSLEGNSSKPLDFLPQFGLVQAFSKDGSQAAMVKFNTDYTRDLFLVTNQGVQKQLLKTTGSILSCQFDPASPNLYCLVTQLVSKEQYIEQPYLVSINLKTGVQKPLLLLPAAQRNVQTHLAPDGLGFLFDQVVPVTNNTAQLPANTLKTDDGEPIASSSLWLMPLLPIPDNINIDIKPEQLPLVGFHPHWLP from the coding sequence ATGAGCAAATCCTATAAACTTATACAACCATTAGACGGAATTGCGATCGCAGTCATGCTCCTACTGAGTATGCTCATCGGATTGATCATCTGGAAAGGCGATGTAGTCAAACCTAGCGTCCGCAACTTTACCTGGGAAAACCAACAAATCGGCGCGGAGGATCTCTCCTTCTCCCTCACCTTTAGTCGGCCAATGGACTTCAAAAGCATTGAGGAGAACTTAAAAATAGATCCACCCCTAGCCGGGAAAATTAGTTGGACAGGCAGAAGAATGGTCTATACCCTCCTCACCCCAGCCCCTTACGGAACAACGTACCAAGTCAAATTAGAACAAGGCAAAGATAAATACTCTCAAGCCGAAGGGAAAAACCGCGTCATGCAGCCCTTTACAGGGAACTTCACCACCCGCAATCGCGCCATCCTTTATATTGGCTCTGCGCCAGAAATCCAAGGGCAGTTGGTACTTTATAATTTAACCCAAGAACAAAAAAAAGTCCTTACTCCCAAAGACTTAATTGTTATGGATTTTGAGCCATTCCCCAATGGTGAAAAAATCCTCTTCTCCGCCCGTTCCGCCAAAAATCCCGACCTCCTCTCCGCCCAACTTTATACAGTAACCACAGGCATACCTAATCAAATTGGTCAAGAAACAGCAGCCCCAGGTAAGGTTGACCTAATTTTAGATAACAAAGAATATCAAAACCTCAAATTTGACCTCTCCGCAGATGGACAAATCATCGTTATTCAAAGAGGTAAACGAGATAATCCCGGTGACTTTGCCCTCTGGTACTTATCCACCCAAAATGACAATTCCGGCGAAAAACCCACCCCAAAACGATTACAAGGACAACCAGGCGGAGATTTTCTGATCACCCCCGACAGCAAAGCCGTAGCCGTTTCCCAAGGAGAAGGGACAGCAATTGTATCTTTAGAAGGTAACAGCAGTAAACCCCTGGATTTTCTGCCTCAATTTGGCTTAGTACAAGCCTTCTCTAAAGACGGTTCACAGGCAGCAATGGTCAAATTTAACACCGACTATACAAGAGATTTGTTTTTAGTCACCAACCAAGGCGTACAAAAACAACTATTAAAAACAACAGGCTCAATTCTTAGCTGTCAGTTTGACCCAGCCTCCCCTAACCTTTACTGCTTAGTTACACAACTGGTTTCTAAAGAACAATACATAGAACAGCCTTACTTGGTATCCATTAACCTAAAAACAGGAGTACAAAAACCATTGCTACTCTTACCCGCTGCTCAACGCAATGTGCAAACCCATTTAGCCCCCGACGGTTTAGGCTTCTTATTTGACCAAGTAGTTCCCGTGACCAACAACACAGCCCAACTACCCGCTAACACCTTAAAAACAGATGACGGCGAACCCATTGCTAGTAGTAGTCTTTGGTTAATGCCTTTGCTACCCATCCCTGATAATATCAACATAGATATTAAACCAGAACAACTGCCATTAGTGGGCTTTCATCCCCATTGGCTACCTTAA
- a CDS encoding TIGR03943 family putative permease subunit encodes MLNSQTKAPNKLIPWLDVLAITAWGILMLKYWLTGKLYLLIHPDFFWLVVVAGIALLIIGFSKGLQLWKNRHRPQISNPGHINLFPPGWGSFLLLTTAILGLMITPRVFASQTALDRGVTESTGASRAQPQAFRATVRPEERSLVDWVRTLNVYPEPDSYTGQKAKVQGFVIHQPNVSEEYIFLARFVLSCCAADAYPVGLPVQISGTRQQYPPDTWLEIEGQMTTQTVAEKRQLTIKANSIKKIPQPQNPYSY; translated from the coding sequence ATGCTGAATTCCCAAACTAAAGCCCCAAATAAACTCATCCCTTGGCTAGATGTATTAGCCATTACAGCTTGGGGTATTCTCATGTTGAAATATTGGCTAACAGGCAAACTCTACTTATTAATCCACCCGGACTTCTTTTGGTTAGTAGTTGTAGCTGGAATAGCCTTATTAATCATTGGTTTTTCCAAAGGATTGCAACTGTGGAAAAACCGTCACCGTCCCCAAATATCTAATCCTGGGCATATTAACTTATTTCCCCCTGGTTGGGGCAGTTTTTTACTACTAACAACGGCAATTTTAGGGTTAATGATTACACCCCGTGTCTTTGCCAGTCAAACAGCCCTAGATCGGGGTGTCACTGAATCAACAGGTGCTAGTCGCGCTCAACCTCAAGCATTTCGGGCTACAGTTCGCCCAGAAGAGCGATCGCTCGTAGACTGGGTACGCACACTGAATGTCTATCCTGAACCGGACTCATACACAGGGCAAAAGGCAAAAGTTCAGGGATTTGTGATTCATCAACCTAACGTCAGTGAAGAATATATATTTTTAGCCAGATTTGTTCTCAGTTGTTGTGCCGCAGATGCTTATCCCGTGGGATTACCAGTCCAAATATCTGGAACACGGCAACAGTATCCGCCTGATACATGGTTAGAAATAGAAGGACAAATGACCACACAAACAGTCGCCGAAAAACGTCAATTAACAATCAAAGCCAACTCTATTAAAAAAATTCCCCAACCTCAAAACCCTTACAGTTATTAG
- a CDS encoding permease has product MNQLNNGFTIFLSLLVEAMPFLLLGVFLSSLLLLFVDESKLVEKMPKNPLLGALFGSMIGFLFPVCECGNVPVARRLLMQGVPTPVAIGFLLAAPTINPIVIWSTWTAFRDQPEIVVLRVVFSLAIATIIGFIFSFQPDLVPFLQPAIARYLKFNPPAPPKTTRRGQQSQLQPQTNTPNLLQSGTYILGGRTGASQRIDNNYSEVAAISNLSKPLSEKLRSLLDNIVQELRELGGVMVLGSAIAAATQVLAPRDLILSLGAGPISSILAMLVLAAVVSICSTVDAFFALSFASTFTSGSLLAFLVFGPMIDIKGIGLMLSIFKPKALIYLFFLAGQLTLLFTLFLNLHVI; this is encoded by the coding sequence ATGAATCAACTGAACAATGGTTTTACAATATTTCTCAGTCTACTAGTGGAGGCGATGCCATTTTTACTGCTGGGTGTGTTCTTATCCAGTCTATTACTACTATTTGTTGATGAAAGTAAATTGGTGGAGAAAATGCCCAAAAATCCCCTATTGGGGGCTTTATTTGGCAGTATGATCGGCTTTTTGTTTCCAGTTTGTGAATGTGGTAATGTGCCAGTGGCACGACGGTTATTGATGCAGGGAGTACCCACACCGGTAGCAATTGGCTTTTTATTAGCAGCACCAACAATTAACCCCATTGTAATTTGGTCAACTTGGACGGCATTCCGCGATCAACCAGAAATAGTAGTGTTAAGAGTGGTATTTTCCCTGGCTATTGCGACTATTATTGGTTTTATCTTCAGTTTTCAACCAGATTTAGTTCCTTTTCTCCAGCCAGCGATCGCCCGTTATCTCAAATTTAACCCCCCAGCACCACCGAAAACAACCCGCAGGGGACAACAATCTCAATTACAACCCCAAACTAATACACCGAATTTATTGCAATCAGGAACATATATTCTCGGCGGCAGAACAGGAGCATCACAACGCATAGACAATAATTACAGTGAAGTTGCTGCAATTTCTAACCTCAGTAAACCCTTATCAGAGAAACTCCGCTCCCTCTTAGATAATATTGTCCAAGAACTCCGGGAATTAGGCGGAGTCATGGTATTAGGAAGTGCGATCGCTGCCGCTACCCAAGTTTTAGCACCCCGTGACTTGATTCTTAGTCTTGGGGCTGGGCCAATTAGCTCAATTTTAGCCATGCTAGTATTAGCAGCAGTTGTATCAATATGCTCTACAGTTGATGCCTTCTTTGCCCTATCTTTTGCTTCCACTTTTACTAGCGGGTCATTGTTAGCATTTTTAGTATTTGGACCGATGATTGATATTAAAGGTATTGGTTTGATGCTATCAATTTTTAAGCCAAAAGCCCTGATCTATCTATTTTTCTTAGCTGGACAATTGACGCTCTTATTTACCTTATTTCTGAATCTGCACGTGATCTAA
- a CDS encoding DUF362 domain-containing protein: MSTQKPSVSLIRAKSYEQEALKESLETLLEPLGGMAAFVKPGNRVLLKPNLLTGSRPTKECTTRPELVRAVAEMVIAVGGNPFLGDSPAFGSAKGVAIANGLLPILEELKLPLVEFHGKRYQTVNDNFNHLLLSKEAMEADVIINLPKVKSHMQLTLTLGVKNLFGCVPGKMKAWWHMESGKDADKFGEMLVETARAINPTLTILDGIIGHEGNGPSGGEPRNLEILAASSNVFALDRAMLEVLQVAPAQVPTVAASQRLGICPELSDIHFPNLSPDLLQITDWQLPEKLMPIDFAMPRVIKSTFRHLYIRFIKEPMSAYRVSR; encoded by the coding sequence ATGTCAACACAAAAACCATCTGTGAGTCTAATTCGGGCTAAATCTTACGAACAGGAAGCTTTAAAAGAATCATTGGAAACACTCCTAGAGCCTTTAGGGGGTATGGCTGCTTTTGTGAAACCGGGAAACCGCGTTTTACTCAAACCCAACTTACTCACCGGTTCTCGTCCGACTAAAGAATGTACCACCAGACCAGAATTAGTGCGTGCCGTTGCCGAAATGGTAATTGCCGTTGGTGGCAACCCATTTTTAGGAGATAGTCCCGCTTTTGGTAGTGCTAAGGGTGTGGCTATAGCCAATGGGTTATTACCAATTTTGGAAGAACTGAAGTTACCACTTGTGGAATTTCATGGTAAACGTTATCAAACGGTAAACGATAATTTTAATCACTTGCTTTTATCTAAAGAAGCAATGGAAGCAGATGTGATTATTAATCTTCCTAAAGTGAAATCTCATATGCAATTAACTCTAACTTTAGGAGTAAAAAATCTCTTTGGCTGTGTTCCTGGGAAAATGAAAGCTTGGTGGCACATGGAATCTGGCAAAGATGCTGACAAATTTGGAGAAATGTTAGTAGAAACTGCCAGGGCAATTAATCCAACTTTAACAATTTTAGATGGAATTATTGGTCATGAAGGTAATGGACCAAGTGGGGGAGAACCTCGGAATTTAGAAATTTTAGCAGCATCAAGTAATGTATTTGCCTTAGATAGAGCAATGTTAGAAGTTCTCCAAGTTGCACCTGCACAAGTTCCCACGGTTGCAGCTTCACAACGATTGGGAATATGTCCAGAATTAAGTGATATTCACTTTCCGAATTTATCCCCTGATTTATTACAAATTACAGATTGGCAATTACCGGAAAAGTTAATGCCCATAGATTTTGCTATGCCCCGTGTGATTAAATCTACCTTTAGGCATCTTTACATCCGCTTTATTAAAGAACCCATGAGCGCTTATAGAGTCAGTCGGTAA